The DNA window TCGCCGCGCTGGCCGTGGTGTTCGCCGTGCTGGCCTACCAGTTCCATGTGCAGAGCACCTGGCTGCCGGTCACCTTCCTGTGCGGCGGCTTCTTCTCGGCGCTGGCGGGCTATTTCGGCATGAAGACCGCGACCCAGGCATCCACCCGCACCGCTGCCGCGGCCCGCACCTCGCTGCCGGACGCATTGCGCATCGCCTTCCGTAGCGGCGCGGTCATGGGCCTGGTCGTGGTCGGGCTGGGACTCGGCAATATCGTGTTCTGGTTCATCCTGGCGAATCTGCTGATCCCGGCGGGCGATACCGGCGAGACCCATCGCATGGTGCTCATCACCACCACCACCCTGACCTTCGGCATGGGCGCTTCGCTCCAGGCCATGTTCGCCCGCGTCGGCGGCGGCATCTTCACCAAGGCGGCCGATGTCGGCGCGGATCTGGTTGGCAAGGTCGAGAGCGGCATCCCGGAGGACGACCCACGCAACCCGGCGGTGATTGCGGATAATGTGGGCGATAATGTCGGCGATGTCGCCGGCATGGGCGCCGATCTCTTCGAGTCTTACGTCGGCTCCATTCTGGCCGCGAGCGCGCTGGGCGCAGCGGCGTTCATGCATGATCCAGCGTTGCAGATGAAGGCGGTGGTCGCGCCCATCATGATCGCCGGGCTGGGCATCCTGCTGTCGATCCTTGGAGTCTATCTGGTCAAGACCGAGGAGGGCGCCAACCAGAAACAACTGCTCGACGCGCTCGGGCGCGGCATCAACAGCAGCGCGGCCATGATCGTCGTCGTCTCGCTGGCGTTTCTGTTCCTGCTCGGGATGCCGAACGTTTGGGGGATCTGGGGCGCGGTGATCGCGGGGCTGGTCTCGGGCGTCATCATCGGGCGCTCCACCGAGTATTACACTTCGCCGAGCTATTCGCCGACCCGTCAGATCGCCAGTCAGGCGGAGGGCGGCGCGGCGACGCTGGTCATCGCCGGCATCGGCGTCGGTATGCTATCCACCGCCATCCCGGTGCTGACGGTCGGTGCCGGCACTCTGCTCGCCTTCCTGTTCGCCTCCGGCTTCGATCCCAGTCAGATGAATCAGGGTCTCTATGGCGTGGGTATCGCCGCGGTGGGAATGCTCTCCACCCTCGGGATCACGCTCGCCAGCGACGCCTACGGGCCCATCGCCGACAATGCCGGCGGTAACGCCGAGATGAGCGGTCTGGGACCGGATGTCCGCGCCCGCACCGATGCGCTCGACGCGCTCGGCAATACCACGGCCGCGACCGGCAAGGGTTTCGCGATCGGCTCCGCCGCGCTCACCGCGCTCGCGCTGCTGGCGTCCTATGTCGAGGTGGTCCGGATGGAACTCATCAAGATCGGCACGACGGTGCTGACGCTGGGCCACGGCACGACCGTCCCGACCGATACCGCAACCCTGACCGATTTCATGACCTATTACAGCGTGAATCTGTTGAACCCCACGGTGCTGGTCGGGGTTCTCATCGGCGCCATGGTCGCCTTCGCCTTCAGCGGCATGACCGTGCAGGCGGTGGGGCGCGCCGCGCTTCTGATGGTGGAAGAAGTGCGTCGGCAGTTCCGGGAAGACGCCGGCATCCTCAAGGGCACGTCGCAGCCCGATTATGAACGTTGCGTCGCG is part of the Thiocystis violascens DSM 198 genome and encodes:
- a CDS encoding sodium-translocating pyrophosphatase is translated as MNEIVFWIAPIAAIAALVYARGFYKEMIRQDQGTALMQEIGGHVSRGAMAYLWQQYKIMLVVFAALAVVFAVLAYQFHVQSTWLPVTFLCGGFFSALAGYFGMKTATQASTRTAAAARTSLPDALRIAFRSGAVMGLVVVGLGLGNIVFWFILANLLIPAGDTGETHRMVLITTTTLTFGMGASLQAMFARVGGGIFTKAADVGADLVGKVESGIPEDDPRNPAVIADNVGDNVGDVAGMGADLFESYVGSILAASALGAAAFMHDPALQMKAVVAPIMIAGLGILLSILGVYLVKTEEGANQKQLLDALGRGINSSAAMIVVVSLAFLFLLGMPNVWGIWGAVIAGLVSGVIIGRSTEYYTSPSYSPTRQIASQAEGGAATLVIAGIGVGMLSTAIPVLTVGAGTLLAFLFASGFDPSQMNQGLYGVGIAAVGMLSTLGITLASDAYGPIADNAGGNAEMSGLGPDVRARTDALDALGNTTAATGKGFAIGSAALTALALLASYVEVVRMELIKIGTTVLTLGHGTTVPTDTATLTDFMTYYSVNLLNPTVLVGVLIGAMVAFAFSGMTVQAVGRAALLMVEEVRRQFREDAGILKGTSQPDYERCVAISTLGAQREMVVPALIAVIAPVVTGLLLGVAGVIGLLVGGLSSGFVLAVFLSNSGGAWDNAKKHIEAGHHGGKNSRAHRAAVIGDTVGDPFKDTSGPSLNILIKLMSIVAIIMAGVTVTYSLL